TATTGAAGACGTGAAGGGATATGTGtggaaaaatggtgctgaggtcgatCAGCCAATTAtctcattgactggtggagcatgttcgatgggccaaatggccaactgcagctcctatttgttatgatctctgtgtccaggacaggaagcagggagcatggatctgtcaatcagcctgaatcagcaccttcaggagaattgggcgggtgaatattagatacagcagagtgagaatggagggagagtgtgtgggatggagatttacagcttgtggggaatgagagaggaaagaatgttccataaaaattagaattgtctgttctgaatttctatcctgtattgacagtgatgacttttgaaaattgtttttacaggttattgggagaggaggaattacagacagaaatctcaaacatcacgttttgatctgacagagtcactcgattccttgggacctgaatatcattggccattaaatccagaaggagaaatgtttgcctggtCTGtcgacttcaaaagattttaaacatcagtgagaCTGGAAAaggaccgagacacacacacccgagtgagagtgttccagagcactgacagttacacagtctgaaaaaacataGCCCCATTTACAGCAGGGAGAGACGGTACACGAGTTCTTCGTGAGATTAAGGCTTCAAATGATTCTCCAACCTGAAGAGATGGAAGGAGACACATAAAatgaagaaaccatggaaatgtggggactgtggaaagggatacGACTTCCCATCTGCGCTGGAatcccatcgacgcagtcacactggggagagaccattcacctgctctgtgtgtgggaagggattcagtcggttagacaacctgaagtcacaccagcgatttcacagtggggaaaggccgttcacctgctctcagtgtgggaagggattcactgcgtTATGCAGCCTGcagacgcaccagcgagttcacactggggagaggccgttcacctgctcccagtgtgggaagggattcactcagtcaagcagcctgcaggcacaccagcgggttcacaatggggagaagccatttaactgttctcagtgtgagaagggattcagtcggtcaagcagcctgcagagacaccagcaaattcacactggggagaagccgttcacctgctctcagtgtgggaagggattcactcagtattccgacttgcagaaacatcagcgggttcacaccagggagaggccattcacctgctctgtgtgtgggaagggatttactgaacGTTACGGCCTGcagacgcaccagcgagttcacactggggagaggccgttcacctgctctcagtgtgggaagggattcactcagtcaagcagcctgcagacacaccagcgagttcacactggggagaggccgtttaactgttcacagtgtgagaagggattcactcagttatctcacctgcggagacaccagcgaattcacactggggagaagccgttcacctgctctcagtgtgagaaggaattcaatcatttatccaacctgctgagacaccagcgatttcacactggggagaagccgttcacctgctctcagtgagaAGAGATTCAATCATTTATCCAAcctacagagacaccagcgagttcacactggggagaggccatttacctgctctcagtgtgggaagagattcaatcatttatccaacctgcagaaacatcagcgagttcacactggggagcggctgttcacctgctctcagtgtgggaagggactcactcagtcatgcagtctgcagacacaccagtgggttcacaccagggagaagccattcacctgctctgagtagaTCAAGGCATTCAGTGatccatcccacctgcagagacactgaCATGTtttcactgaggagaggccatttatCTGCTCTCAACGTGGGAAGGAATTTTGTGATGCATTGCATCTGCTGATtcaccaacaaattcacaagtgactccaggggttggattctgctgctattgtttctgctctcagttatatccaggactgcattgtgttcattctgacaggtggtcaatgaggatggttgatggtttctttctgctggactttcgtgctaaccatggtgctgtcccagtaccatctcaccACTTTGCCTGCAATGGGCTGATGCACTTTGAGCCTTGTTGTGAATACCTGGCACAAATTTTACAAGAAGCTCACAGTGAATGGGTGTTTGGAGGTGAGAAGATATTGAGTTACTGATAAAAATCTAGCTTTTTAATATATAAtaagtttaaaggaagaaatggTTTAGAAGTAAAATGGTTTATTAAACTCACATTTCAAACATGACCGTGAAAACTGCTGAATAGCATGGGAATGTTCCGATTAAAATCGGCCAGACAGAAGCAAGGACACATTTTGTTGGTATGGAAATCTGGGCAGCGTTCCTAGTCCAGTTTCCATGGCAACGGATAAAGTTTGGTGAGAAAGCAATATCTCAGTCGCACCATatcaaaatttgatggacagacatttcAAACGAATTgaatgaactataattattatgacccaatcacagacAGAAAAGGGACAGAACATTAACGATAGCAGTTACCTTAAAGCTAGGTGCCGTTTTGAACAGTTCATCCCAGAATCACCTTACTTCATTTCTGAAGCTATTCCTGCGCTCTGCTTTGAAAGCTGCCATCTTGTTTATTTCCAACTTCTCTGTATCGTGTATTTTGATTCGAAGAAATTATCAAGAACTGTAAtctgtattgaattcaactcagtcatctgtatttgcGTGGACAAGACAAACTTTTTAAAACTTtgtatttgcaagcaaactgaccTGATCAAGAGACATTCAAAATCTGACTGAATAAAGCTACAATTTACTTCATGCATGAAGCTCTGTTTTATGTTCTGTCGAGTGATATAGGAGTGCGGTGCCACATAGATCTGTATCTATCAGTTACCATTTCTGTTTGAAACCCCTCTAAATCATGCGACATTGCCATGAaggtgggctatggtggttacatggttcttttgtttaatttatctgggtgagaAAACtgttgaggggcaagt
This portion of the Scyliorhinus torazame isolate Kashiwa2021f chromosome 5, sScyTor2.1, whole genome shotgun sequence genome encodes:
- the LOC140420520 gene encoding uncharacterized protein, producing MKKPWKCGDCGKGYDFPSALESHRRSHTGERPFTCSVCGKGFSRLDNLKSHQRFHSGERPFTCSQCGKGFTALCSLQTHQRVHTGERPFTCSQCGKGFTQSSSLQAHQRVHNGEKPFNCSQCEKGFSRSSSLQRHQQIHTGEKPFTCSQCGKGFTQYSDLQKHQRVHTRERPFTCSVCGKGFTERYGLQTHQRVHTGERPFTCSQCGKGFTQSSSLQTHQRVHTGERPFNCSQCEKGFTQLSHLRRHQRIHTGEKPFTCSQCEKEFNHLSNLLRHQRFHTGEKPFTCSQ